The Methylomonas rhizoryzae genome includes the window GATGCTTCAGAGCATTCAAAGCAACCAGGACATCGACCGGCTGACCGTAAACATGCATCAGCAAGCGCTTGACCACGAATTGAACAATTCACCTGACGGCACATCGACAGATTTAAAATCATTCGTCCCATCGCCGTCCGCTGAGCTTTCCAGCTTGCCCCCCGCCATTGCCGATTGCGTATCCGAGTGGACCATCGCGTTCAGCCCTCATGCCCACATGTTGAAAACCGGCAACGAGCCTATCAGAATGTTTCGAGAACTGGCTACGCTAGGGGAGTTAAGCGTAAAAGCCGATTTACAGGGCGTGCCTGACTTGTTCGATCTTGACCCGGAAGAATGCCATCTGTCTTGGAGCCTCACGTTAAAAGGAAATGTTCCCGCAGCCGATATTGACGAAATTTTTGATTGGGTGGAAGAAGATTGCGATTTCGCCAAACAAGCCCATTACGTAACAACCTCCATCCTTGCGGATAGCCGCAGCTATAGCAACGAAGACAACAACTACAGTGGCGCGGTTTATAACACAGAAGGGCCGAACGCCTTTTCGTCCGACGAAGATTCTTCCTCGATTGCGAATAACGACATTCAAGACCCGACCAACAAAAACAAAAAAGACGAAACTAAAGCCGCTGCTAAAGGTTCCAGTTCCATTAGGGTAGATACCAGTAAGATCGACACATTAATCAATATGGTCGGTGAGCTGGTAATCACCCAATCCATGCTCAGCCTAATCGGTGAGCATTTCGAACTCAATAAATTGGATCAGCTAAAAAACGGCCTTTCCCAGCTGGAGCGCCATACCCGGGAATTGCAAGAAAGCGTGATGAATATACGAATGCTGCCGATCAGCTTCGTATTCAGCCGTTTTCCACGCCTCACCCACGACCTTAGCAGCAAACTCGGCAAAAAAGTCGAGCTTAAATTGGTTGGCGAAAATACTGAAGTCGATAAAACGGTTGTCGAATTACTCAGCGACCCCTTAGTGCACCTGGTTAGAAACAGCTTGGACCACGGCATAGAAATGCCCTCGGTTCGAATTGCCGCCGGCAAACCGGAAGTGGGTACGGTGACGCTGGAAGCCTATCATCGCGGCGGCAATATCGTCATAGAAGTCAAAGACGACGGCAAAGGTCTCGATAAAGAAAAACTCAGAACCAAAGCAATCGAAAAAGGACTCATCGACCCGGACACCATTCTTACGGATAAACAAACCTACGAACTGATATTCATGCCGGGCTTCTCTACCGCAGAGAAACTAACCGATATTTCCGGCCGCGGTGTCGGCATGGACGTGGTACGCCGCAACATTCAATCGCTGGGCGGCAATATCGAAATTGTGTCCGAATTAGGCCGCGGCACAACCATATCGATTCATCTACCGTTGACCTTGGCGATACTCGACGGTCAATCGGTTGCGGTCGGCAACGAGACCTATATCGTACCGCTAGGCGCCATCATCGAATCCCTGAACATAAAAGAAGAGCGGGTAAACCGAGTGGTAGGCAAAGGCGAAACCTTCAAATTGCGCGATCAATATCTGCCCATTATTCGGATGCACGAGATTTTCAATGTCCCTACCGCGAAACACACCAAACTGACGGAAGGTCTTTTAGTGGTAGTCGAAGGTCAAGGCGAACGTTGCGGCTTGTTTGTGGACGATCTTCTCGGGCAACAACAAGTAGTCATCAAGTCATTAGAGGCGAACTACAGGCGAATCGAGGGCGTTTCCGGCGCCACCATACTCGGCGACGGTTCGGTGGCTCTGATACTTGACATACCGGGCTTAGTGCGACTGGCAAATCAATAATCTAACGGCTTATGTCTCAAATACAAGAAAGCGAATTAACTGAAAAAAGGCTGCAATTAGATAGCGAGCAGTTTTTAAGCTTTACTCTAGGCAAAGAAGAATATTGCGTCGATATTTTGCGCGTGCAAGAAATTCGTAGCTGGGAACCGGTATCGAGAATCCCCAACGTACCCAGCTACGAAAAAGGCGTGGTTAATTTACGCGGTTCGATTGTGCCTATTATCGATTTACGGGAACGCTTCCAACTCGGCCGAAGCGAATATACGCCGTTAACCGTTGTCGTAGTCGTTCAGGCCCATATCGGCGATAAAACTCGGATTATGGGCATCGTTGTTGATACTGTGTCGGACGTCATTGATGTCAATAAGAAATTAATACAAGGCGCTCCGAATTTCGGCACTAAAGTCAGTACCGAATTTATCAGCGGCCTGGTATCCGTGAACAATCGCATGGTTATGCTGCTTGATGTAGATAAATTACTGAGATTGGATGGCGTAGACGATGATGACGATACGGTCAAAGCCGCTACTTCGCATTAAACCTTACACATTTATTTATAACTTTTGCCGCTAAATAATATTTATCAGTTAATTAATTTTACCTCCATGCAAGCCGGCCACGCCCGGCTTGCAAGCGAAAGCCCAATTCACTGATACGCAAAAAACCACGAATTCGAAAATACGTCGGGAGAAATACATGTTTAACTCATTATTTAACAAGCAAGCGAATTCTGTTAATGATCGACACAACCAGAGCGCGATGCAAACCGACTACCTCGGCCAAATCGATGCGATAGAAAAATCCCAAGCCGTAATCCATTTCAACCTGGACGGCACCATAATAAAAGCCAATGATATATTTCTGAAAACCATGGGATATACATTGGACGAAATTAAAGGCAAACATCACGGTATATTTGCAACACCTGAATATCAAAACAGCCTGGAATACAAGCAGTTTTGGGAAAAACTGAACCGAGGCGAATACGACAGGGGTGAATACAAACGGATAACCAAAAGCGGCAAAGAAGTGTGGTTGCAAGCCACTTACAACCCCATTATGGATACTAACGGCCGGCCGTTTAAAGTGGTGAAATTCGCCACCGACATCACCGAAGCCAAACTTAGAAACGCGGATTACCTAGGGCAAATAGAAGCCATCAAAAAATCGCAGGCCGTCATCGAGTTCAACATGGACGGCACCATTATTACCGCTAACGATTTATTCTTGAAGGCTATGGGCTATGGTCTGGACGAAATAAAGGGCAAACATCACAGCATATTTGCCTCTCAGGAAGAAGCATCCAGCCCGGCGTATAAACAATTTTGGGAAAAACTTAATCGCGGCGAATTCGACAGCGGCGAATACAAGCGTATTGGCAAAGGCGGCCGGGAGGTGTGGCTGCAAGCTTCTTACAACCCCATCATGGACATGAACGGCAAACCGTTTAAAGTCGTTAAGTACGCCACAGACGTTACCGAAACCAAACTCATCAATGCCGACTATACCGGACAAATCAACGCGATCCATAAATCGCAGGCCGTCATCGAATTCAACATGGACGGTACGATAGTCAATGCCAACCACTTGTTTTTAAACGTGATGGGTTACAGCCTCGACGAAATCAAGGGCAAACATCACAGAATGTTTGCCGATCCGGAAGAAGCTGCCAGCCCGATGTATCGGCAATTTTGGGAAAAACTCAATCGCGGCGAATTCGACAGCGGCGAATACAAGCGCTTCGGCAAAGGCGGTAGGGAGGTGTGGCTGCAGGCTTCTTACAACCCCATCATGGACATGAACGGCAAGCCGTTTAAAGTCGTCAAATACGCGGCGGATATAACGGAACAGACCTTAACCAAACAAACCTTGGAACAAGTCTTCTCGGAAGTCGGCGAAGTGATGAACTTTGTTTCGGAAGGTGATTTGACCCATAAAATACTGGGCGATTACGAAGGCATTTACTTGGATTGTAAAAATGCGATCAACGCGACGATAGACAGGCTGAGCGAAATCGTCACGCAAGTCAACGAATCGGCGACGTTCATCAACAACTCCTCTCAGGAGATTGCCAGCGGCAACAATAACTTGTCTCAACGCGCCGAACAGCAAGCGGCAAACTTGGAGCAAACCGCAGCCAGCATGGAAGAACTGACCAGCACAGTAAAAAACAACGCGGAAAACGCTCAACAAGCCAACGCCGTAGCCAGTAATGCGCGGGAGCTGGCCGAAAAAGGCGGCAACGTGGTGGCGGCCGCGATGACCGCCATGCAGGAAATTAACGAAAGCAGCAACAAAATTGCGGACATCATTGGCGTGATCGACGAAATCGCTTTCCAAACCAATTTATTGGCACTCAACGCCTCCGTCGAGGCCGCTAGAGCCGGCGAACAAGGGCGCGGCTTTTCAGTGGTCGCCACCGAAGTACGAAACCTTGCCCAGCGAAGTGCTACGGCAGCGCGGGAGAGTAAAGAGCTCATTCAAACAAGCGTCCAAAAAGTCAGAGCGGGTAGCGAGTTTGTCAATCAAACCGGATCTTCGTTAAACGAAATCGTCACCAGCGTTAAAAAAGTCGGCGACATCGTGGCGCAAATAGCAGCGGCAAGCGCTCAGCAATCGTCCGGCATCGCGCAAGTCAATCAAGCGGTGGCGCAAATGGATGAAATTACTCAGCAAAATGCCGCATTAGCCGAAGAAGCCTCTGCAGCCAGCGTATCGATGAGCGACTTATCGAATAACATGGTCGAACTATTATCATTTTTCAAACTCGACAACCACCCGGTATCCTCTAAACATAGCAGCCCGAAATCACATAAAACACATCAACCCGCTCGACCAAGTACTGTCGTAGAGGCTACACGCAAGTCGTCAACCCAAGCGCCTAAAAAAACTTATAAAAGTGTGGCCGGCGATGAAGATTGGCAAGACTTTTGAGAGCAAGCGTAGATTTGATGCCGAATTATTGGGAAAACAAAATGAGCTCCACTGCCAAGCCTGAAAATCAAGTCGAACAATTCCTGACTTTTGAACTGGCGGGAGACGCATACGCGATAGAAATACTCAAAGTACAAGAAATTCGCGGCTGGGAAAAAGTCAGAAAAATTCCCAACACCCCATCATATGTAAAGGGCGCCTTAAATTTACGCGGCACTATTGTGCCGATTATCGACCTTCGCGACCGGTTTAATATGGAGCCTGCAGAATATACACCGGTCACGGTCGTAATCGTAATGTGTATTCAAACGGAAAGCTCAGGCAAGCTGGTAATGGGAATAGTGGCCGATGCGGTTTCCGATGTATTGGACATCCATCCGGAGGATGTAAAATCTCCCCCTAATTTAGGAGTCAAAATTAATACTCGCTATATTCGCGGCATGTATGTGGGTAGAAAAAATATGGTGATGTTGCTGGATGTAGACAAATTGCTTAATCCTGACGAATTTGTCGAAATTTCAAATATCCCGGACGTATTAAGCGGAAAATGAGTGCGCGAATTGTTGCCGTTATTAATCAAAAAGGCGGAGCAGGTAAAACCACCACATGCGTTAATCTCGCTCATGCTTTATCGAGATTGGGCTATCGCGTTTTAACAATAGACCTCGATCCTCAAAGTCATCTGGGAATAGCCCTGGGACAAACAAGCCGTACCCAATCTGGAATCGATCAAGTTCTGCTTGGCCTGAGCTCGATAGAAATTCAAATGCTATTAGTTCGCGAAAATTTAAACTTGATCGTGGCCGGCCCCAGACTACAAGAAATCGAACAGCTTGCCGACGGAACCAGCCACCGAGGTGATTTGTTAAAAACCGCACTGACCAATTGCAACGATCTGGACTTTATATTTATCGACTGTCCACCTTCGTCTGGAATTTTGGTAGCAAATGCTTTATTTGCGGCTGAAGAATTGCTAATACCTATGACCAGCGACTATATGGCATTACAGGGCTTATCGCATTTAATGGGTACAATTAAAAAATTCGAAGCCGCTTTAGCTAAAAACTACAAAATTAAACTGGTAATGTCACGCTACATTCCAACTAGGCGGCTTTCTCATGACGTACTGGAAACCATACAAAAATATTTTCCCAATCAGATATTAAAAACCCCGATTCGAGAGACCGCGTCTTTAGCCGAGAGCCCGAGCTTCGGTAAAACCATTTTCGAATATCGCCCCGGATGGCGGTCGGCAAAAGACTTTTCGTCACTAGCAAACGACTTTATTAACGAGAGGGTGATGTGATGTCCGAACAAAATGAGCATAGTTTAATCGGTTACGATCCATTAGCATGGATGAAGGATGCAGAACAATCTAAAAATCATCTGATTGCAGAAAACGATGCATTTGTCGACTCGGAATCAATCCTTAAAACTACCAAAGCTGAGACTCTAGCGTCGGATAGTCTAATCACCGCTACCGAGTTATCCGAAGCTGAATGTAATGCAAATCTCCCTCAAAACATACCATCAGAAAATAACATCGAAATAACCCCAAATAAAAACGCTGACACAGCGAGCACCGCTCAAATTACATTAGAAAAAGCGCCAAGCATTCAGAACATTAATCTGCTACACGAGCAACTGCTAGCTGCCTTAAATAAAAATAATAAAATCGATATAGACGCATCTGCGGTCATCTCCATCGATACAGCCACATTGCAGCTATTGCTAGTCGCTAAACGGACGGCACTCCCCCTTCACAAGCAAATCTCGATCGACTTTCCTTCAGACCAGTTTATTGCAGCCGCTCATTTGCTGGGGCTTGCCGAAATATTAGACGTTAACCACGCCGCCGCAGGATTTTTTTAAAAAATTCGGCGTAAAATAAACTTAATATACTACTTACTCCCCATAACAAGTAGCAATACACGCCAATAGCGGCCTGATGCGAAATAAATTTATTACATTATCATGCAGAAAGAACTATAAAAAGCCATATATATTATGAGCGCAAATATAAAAGAAAAGCCCCGCGAGTTTGAATATACTCTGGAAGACTTTGACTACCTTAGAAAAATATCTAACGAGCACTCCGGCATCCAAGTACCAAATGATAAATTCGACATGTTTTACTCTCGCTTATCCAAGCGGGTTCGCCTGTTAGGCTTAAAAAACTTTAAAGAATATTGCAAATATTTAGAGTCCAATCCGGAGCATGAATTTACTGAATTCATTAATGCGGTAACAACCAACTTGACCTCGTTCTTTAGAGAAAATCATCATTTTGAATACATTATAAATCCGCTTTTACCGAATTTACTAAAAAGAAATCAAAATCGGCAACAAATAAAAATATGGTCGGCCGGATGCTCAACCGGCGAAGAACCTTATTCTCTAGCCATGACATTATTGGAAAATACGCCACCAGCTTGGAGCATCAAGATTTTAGCCACGGACTTGGATACCAACGTATTGGCGACAGCGGCAGAAGGAATATATTCGATGGATCTGGTTGAAAATATTGGAGAGAAGCGGCTACAACGCTGGTTTCAAAGAGGAACGGGCTCCCAAAACAATAAAATTCGCGTTAAACAGGAACTTAAACAAATTATAAGTTTTAAGCAATTAAATCTAATAAAAGAGTGGCCCATACAAGGCAGCTTTGATTTTATTTTTTGCCGAAACGTATTGATATATTTTGACAAGGATACTAAAGAAAAATTAGCCAACCGTTACGCTGGCGTGCTCAATGCCGGAGGCACTTTGTTTATCGGACACTCCGAATCTTTACATCAGCTGGACACCCCTTTTCACCTTATTGGTAAAACCATATACCAAAAAGCCTTATGAATAAACGGCACGACATACCTCCGGCTGCCATTCCCGGCTTTTCCGAGATAAATAGATATTGGGATCAAGAAAACCAAATCATTTCCGCTAAATTATTACCGGGTGAATATTATGTCACCTATGAAGACGAAATGATTACTACCGTTTTAGGTTCCTGCGTATCGGCCTGTATTCGCGACAGCGTCTCCGGTGTTGGCGGCATGAATCACTTTATGCTCCCCGAAACGAGCAAAACAAAGCTGGCATCCCGGGATGAGTCGGTTATTGGTACCGCTTTACGTTACGGAAACTATGCCATGGAGCACTTAATCAATACGATCTTACAAAACGGCGGCAAACGAAAAAACCTTGAAGTCAAATTATTTGGCGGCGGCAAAATTATTGCCACCTTAGGCGATGTAGGCTCCCGGAATATTGCCTTCGTTATGGATTACGTGGATATGGAGGCGCTAAAATTGGCATCGCATGACCTAGGCGATATTTATCCTCGGAAAGTAAACTATTTTCCGAAAACCGGTAAGGTTAGAATGAAAAAAATCAAAGACCTACATAACGAAACCATCATCATGCGGGAAAAACAATACGGTTCTCAAATTAAAGACATTGAAATTGAAAGCGACATAGAATTGTTCTAGGAAATTTCATGGATAAAATTAAGTTGCTGATAATCGATGATTCCGCATTGATTCGGCAAATGCTCACTAAAATTTTCAGCGAAACCAACGACATCGAAGTAGTCGGTACCGCAAGCGATCCTTTAATTGCCCGAGAAAAAATAAAGGCGTTGAATCCTGACGTGCTAACCTTGGATGTCGAAATGCCCAGAATGGATGGATTAACATTTCTTCGCAACTTGATTCGGCTTCGGCCCATGCCCGTGGTAATGATTTCTACGCTGACATCTCAAGGCGCAGAGGTCACCTTGGAAGCGCTTGGGCTAGGCGCGATAGACTTTGTCGCAAAGCCCAAAGCGGACGTCGCTCAGGCTCTGCAAGTTTATGCGGATGAAATTATCGAAAAAGTGCGTATAGCGGCAAAAGCCAAAGTAAAAGCATTGGAACTATTCAACTCCTCTAGCCAAGTGACAAACCGGGACGACAACAACACGACCCCGATTTACAAAAATCATTTTCGAACTACCAACAAAATTGTTGCGGTCGGCTCTTCAACAGGAGGCACGGAAGCACTGAAGCAAGTGGTAAAAAGATTGCCCGCTAATGCTCCGGCCATGGTTGTTACTCAACACCTACCTGTTGCCTTCAGTGCGTCCTTTGCCAAGCACGTTGACGAAGCCGGATTATTGAACGCTCACGTTGCCTACGACGGCCAGCTTATAGTTCCGGGAAACGTTTATATCGCACCGGGAGATAAACATTTAAAGGTAGCGCGAGACGGCGCACGCTATATCTGCCGTTTAGACGACGGTCCATTGGTTAATCGGCATAAGCCATCCGTTGAAGTGTTGTTTCAATCAGTCGCTGAAAACGTCGGTAAAAATGCAATCGGCGTCATGTTGACCGGAATGGGAGCGGATGGTGCCAACGCGATGCTGCAAATGCGGCAAGCCGGCTCAATCAACATAGTTCAAGACGAAGCCTCGTGCGTTGTTTGGGGCATGCCGGGGGAAGCCTTCAAGCGCGGCGCCGCTCACCATGTGCTTTCCCTAGACAAAATAGCCAATCAAATCATGGCATTAGTTGACGGATGACTCTATGATAATATTTCTCCGTAATCATGGAGTCGCATTAGTCTGTACAGTGCTATTATTGAGCGCCTCCCCCATCCTTCTGCCTGCGACCATTGGAGTTTGGTTGCCGAGCGCTGTAATCGCCGGTATTTGGATTTACAAAATCTGGAAACTGGATAAACATCAACAACCACTGCATACCTACGACTCTAACGAAGAGTCCGGCCGCCTGCATCGTGTCATAGACCGCTACGTAAACGGACTTAAGTCTTGCAGCGATGAACAAGTGCAAGTCTACTTCGATGAACTGCATAAATTGAAATTTATCGTGGCCGACGCCGTGGCCACTATGAGCAATAGTTTTAACACGTTGCACCGCTTGACGTCCGGCCAGTCGCAAATCGTACACGCCCTGCTCAAGGATTTGGAAGGCGGGAATTCCGAATCCGACGCTACCATGACTTTTCAACAATTCACGGAAGAAACCGATCTTGTGCTGGGTTATTTTATCGAGCACATCCTCCAAATCAGCAAACAAAGCATGGAAATGGTGGGGGTCATCAACGATGTGGGCAGTCATATGTCACTAATTGAAAAACTACTGGGAGACGTGCAAAAAATAGCGGACCAAACCAATTTGTTGGCTTTAAACGCCGCGATAGAAGCCGCACGTGCAGGTGAAGCCGGCCGGGGATTCGCCGTAGTCGCTGACGAAGTCAGAACCCTATCCAAACATTCGGATAAATTTAGCGAGGAAATAAGAACGGTCGTCGTATCGTCCAAACACAATATTCACCTTGCACAGTCGATGATAGAAGTAATGGCTTCTAAGGATATGAATCTCGCCATCAGTTCGAAAGCCAAGATCGGTAAAATGATGGCGGACATTGCAGTCATTAACGACAAGGTTTCCCGGAGTGTGGCCGAGGTTTCAGAGATAACCGAAAAGGTGGAATCGAGCGTCAACGATGCCGTCAGAAGCTTGCAATTCGAAGACATGTCCCGACAACTCATTGAATGCCTGCAACAAAATCTTCAACACTTACGCGCGCTATCCGACGAGATCGAGATCGGCATTAGCGTTTTTAAAACTAGCGACCCCGCGGAATGGGAAAAACAACTGAATGACGGCACCGATCGGATGAAAGCCATGAAACAAGAATGGCGTAGCACCCAGAATACCGTAGTAACCCAAAACTCGGTTGCCGAAGGTGAAATCGAGTTATTTTGACTTTCAAAGCCCGCAATAATCGCTAAACTTTAAGATCAGCCCCTACTCGTGCGGACTGCATACGTCTTTTCCACCCTCCTTTTCTAACTGACAACTCGATATTTCAAGAGGCATTAATATGGGCATAGAAGCCAAAGTGGAATTCGGAACCTTGACCATTCGAATAAGCGGACGTTTTGATTTCGGCGTCCACCAACAAATGCGGGAAGCCACCAATCTAGTCAAGCCGGACGTCACCAAGATCGTGGTAGACTTGTCTTTCACTGATTATCTTGATAGTTCCGCCCTAGGCATGCTATTAGTTCTCAGGGAAAAAAGCGCCACACAAAGCAATACTGTGGAAATCAAGGGCGCTCATGCCGAAGTAAAAAAAATACTCGAAATCGCCAACTTCGATAAACTGTTTACCTTGTCTTAACTAAAACCAACGTTCTCCTGAATGGGTCCGCTCCTCCCACTCACTTGCCTAATCGACCGCTGCACAATGCGATGAGTAAGCAAACCGATTTTTCCAACCTGGATTTCGTCAGAGATTTTTTCCATCGCTTTCTACCCAATTCCCAAGTCGTTGCCTTAGCAATCAGCCTAGTCGTAGGCTCATTGCTGATTTACGGCCTTTCCGGCCTTTTAATGCCGGTGTTTGCGTCGATTGTCATCGCGTACTTACTGGATGGCTTGGTCGTCAAGACCGAGAAGCTGGGCTTACCCCATCTGATTTCGGTACACGCCGTGTTTTGTAGCTTTCTTACCGTATTGGGTTTCGTACTTTTTGTGCTGGTTCCGGTCGTATCGGAACAAACGGTGCAACTGGTACAACGCATACCGGAGATGGTCTATAGCGCTCAGACTGAGATTCTCAGATTACCGGAGGTATATCCGGAATTCATCTCCCAAGCGCGAATACGAGAAATCATGTTCGTCGTACAACAAGATTTGTTGAAATACGGCCAAAACATCCTTTCAGGCTCGGCCCAGTCTTTCGCCGGTTTATTAGCCGCCGCGATTTATTTATTTCTGGTGCCGATGATGGTGTTCTTTTTTTTAAAAGATAAACACATATTAATCAAATGGTTGTCTCAATATTTACCTAGCGATATGTCGCTGACCATCACGGTGTGGCAAGAAGTCGATTTGCAAATCGCCAATTACGTCAGAGGCAAGCTCTTAGAAGTATTCATCTTATGGGCGGCCAGTTATTTGACCTTCGCCATGCTGAATCTGAATTATGCAATGTTGTTGGCCGTGCTGATGGGAGCGTCGGTCATCATTCCTTATGTCGGCGCAACCTTGGTCACCTTGCCCGTGCTGGGAGTGGCTTACGTGCAATGGGGTAGTAACAACGGCGATGAATTCATGTACGTATTGATTGCCTATTCGTTGATTCAAGCGATTGACGGCGTCGTCCTGGTGCCCTTGCTGTTTTCGGAAGCAGTCAACTTACACCCTATCGCTATCATCATCGCGATATTATTTTTCGGCGGCCTATGGGGATTTTGGGGGGTATTTTTTGCCATCCCGTTAGCCACGCTGGTTAAAGCCGTGTTAACCGCGTGGCCCAGAGCCGGTCATGCGCACAATACGCTAGGCGTTTAATTACAAATGATCGGAAGCATAGTCCGCAAGCCGCGAGCGCTCTCCCCGCTTTAGGGTGATATGCGCACTGTTTTCCCAGCCTTTAAACCTATCAACCACATAAGTCAGTCCCGAGCTGGTTGCCGTCAAATAGGGCGTGTCGATTTGCGCCAAATTGCCGATACAGATGATTTTCGACCCCGGCCCCGCCCGCGTAATCAAGGTCTTCATTTGCTTTGGCGTCAAATTCTGGG containing:
- a CDS encoding methyl-accepting chemotaxis protein produces the protein MVGVINDVGSHMSLIEKLLGDVQKIADQTNLLALNAAIEAARAGEAGRGFAVVADEVRTLSKHSDKFSEEIRTVVVSSKHNIHLAQSMIEVMASKDMNLAISSKAKIGKMMADIAVINDKVSRSVAEVSEITEKVESSVNDAVRSLQFEDMSRQLIECLQQNLQHLRALSDEIEIGISVFKTSDPAEWEKQLNDGTDRMKAMKQEWRSTQNTVVTQNSVAEGEIELF
- a CDS encoding STAS domain-containing protein; the encoded protein is MGIEAKVEFGTLTIRISGRFDFGVHQQMREATNLVKPDVTKIVVDLSFTDYLDSSALGMLLVLREKSATQSNTVEIKGAHAEVKKILEIANFDKLFTLS
- a CDS encoding AI-2E family transporter, whose protein sequence is MSKQTDFSNLDFVRDFFHRFLPNSQVVALAISLVVGSLLIYGLSGLLMPVFASIVIAYLLDGLVVKTEKLGLPHLISVHAVFCSFLTVLGFVLFVLVPVVSEQTVQLVQRIPEMVYSAQTEILRLPEVYPEFISQARIREIMFVVQQDLLKYGQNILSGSAQSFAGLLAAAIYLFLVPMMVFFFLKDKHILIKWLSQYLPSDMSLTITVWQEVDLQIANYVRGKLLEVFILWAASYLTFAMLNLNYAMLLAVLMGASVIIPYVGATLVTLPVLGVAYVQWGSNNGDEFMYVLIAYSLIQAIDGVVLVPLLFSEAVNLHPIAIIIAILFFGGLWGFWGVFFAIPLATLVKAVLTAWPRAGHAHNTLGV